ACAAAGCTCAGGTAGAGCAATCCGGCAAAGATCAGGGTCAAAGAGAAGATAACACCGTGCTTTGGCGCGATACGTGAGTCTGGTAGGGGTCGTTTACTGGTTCGCTTCATCAGTCCGTCGTAGCGATGTTCCAGAAACATGTTGTGGGCAGCGGTACCGGCGGCTACAAAGTAAGTTCCAATCAAAGCGTGGACCATAAGAATATAGTCCATACCACCGGCCGAACCCATCAGAAATCCGATAAGCATACTGGCCAGTACGGTAAATGTAATTCCCGGCTTGGTCAGTTCGTAATAGTCGCTAATGGTAGCGGTAATAGACTGAATTGTACCGGTTTGGATATTTGTGTTCGCCATCACAGTGATTAGAATTATAGCAGGCCAAAATTAACGAATTTGCAGATGATATGTTACCTTAATATCCGCTTCAAATAAATGACATATTATAGGAACGATCTCTGCCTCTATTTGTATTTCAGTGCTATATTTTGGAGGTAATTAAACCTATTATTGTGAATTGAGAATGAAACTGAATCTGTATCAAAAAACGGCTATTACTACTGTACTTGCAACCATTGTTTTAATCTTTGTCGGAGGATTGGTTCGGGCATCCGGAGCCGGGTTGGGCTGTCCGGACTGGCCGCAATGTTTTGGAATGTGGATTCCGCCAACCAACGCTGCGGATCTGCCTGCTCAGTATGATGCCTCACTTTTTAATCCCCTTCACACCTGGCTGGAATATGTGAACCGTTTGGTGGGTGTGCTTATAGGATTCTTGATTTCACTTACATTTCTATTCTCTTTCAAGTACAGGAAAAAAGATCCTGTTGTGACGGTAGCTTCCGGGGCAGCGTTTGTAATGGTGCTTTTTCAGGCTTGGCTGGGTGGGCAGGTGGTAAGAAGCGGCCTGAGTGGAGGTATGATTACGATCCACATGATTGTGGCGATGATCATTTTGGCAACTCTTCTCTATGCCAGTTTCAGGGCCACAAGAGAGAAGGTCAATATTCAACTTTCTAAAAAGCATCAGAAAACATTGATTCTGATTGCAATCGTGCTGTTTGCTTTAACCATGATTCAAATGATTATTGGTACACAAGTGAGGGAGTCTGTCGATTTTGCTAAAAATGCTCTGGATCTTCCAAGAAGTGAGTGGATTGATACGGTGGGATCTCTCTACCCGATACATCGTAGTTTTTCGTGGATGGTTGTTGTTCCGGCCGGGCTCCTGCTGTTTTACAATAATAAGTTTAAGGTTCCATCTGTGTTAAACAGATTAGGCTGGGCAACTGCAGGTCTGATATTATTACAGGTAGTGGTTGGCGTCAGTCTCGAATGGTTTAACATGCCCGGCGTTTCGCAAATATTACATTTGGTAGGAGTGGCTGTGCTGATATGTGCCGAAATGCTTTACATCCTTCTATTGAGATTTTCCAACAAAAGAGTAAGTGCTTAATTGAAGTAATGTACTGTTTACAGTTTCTCTTTAAGCTTTTGGAGAAATAGCTTCACCTCTTGCAAATCTTTTTTCACTTCAGCTGAGAGAGGTTCCGGGGATGCCGCAGATTTTTCATCCTCTTTACCCTCAATAATTTTCTTTGCTCCGGCTGTGCTGTATTTCTTCTCTTGTATCAGCTCTTTTAGTTTGAGAACGAGAGTGATATCATCCTCTTTGTACGTTCTATTTCCGGCTTTATTCTTCCTGGGAGTTAAATCGTCAAAAATAGTCTCCCAATAACGAAGTACATGCGGTTCGATGTCGGTGATTTCACTCACTTCACCGATTGAGTAATACAATTTCTTCATGGCACGGAAATCTTTTATTTTCAGCTTAACATAAAATAAGAGGCAGTTACTGTGACCATTAAATTAACGAATTTGTAAATCATTGCAGGAAAAAAATATAGATAATTCCGAAAAGCCCGATTTAGTTGTACCGGATATCAGTATAGTGGTTCCCTTATTAAACGAGGAGAACTCACTCAATGAGCTATTTCAACAAGTTCACGATGCTTTAAACAGTTCGGGGTACAGTTACGAAATTATATTTGTTGATGATGGATCACGAGATCGATCCTGGGAGATTATTGAAGAACTTTCACTCAATAATAGCTGGATCAAAGGGGTGCGGTTGCGGCGTAATTATGGAAAGAGTGATGCATTGCAAGCGGGTTTTGAAGAGGTTAGCGGGAAATATGTGATTACCATGGACGCCGATCTGCAGGATGATCCCAAAGAAATTCCGTTGATGATTCAACAGTTAAAGAATGGGGCCGATCTGGTAAGCGGATGGAAAAAAAAGCGTCATGACCCGATAACCAAAACGATCCCATCCCGTTTTTTTAATGCAGTTACCCGATGGGTGACAGGGATTAAGCTTCACGACTTCAATTGTGGCCTTAAAGCGTACAAAAGAGAAGTGATCGACAATATCTACCTTTATGGGGAGATGCACCGTTACGTGCCGCTTTTGGCAAAATGGAACGGGTTTGATAAGATTGAAGAGAAGGTTGTTCAGCATCATCCCAGGAAATACGGTAAAACCAAGTTTGGGATATCCCGTTTTCTAAATGGATTTCTGGACCTGGTGACACTGCTGTTTATTAATCGGTACATTCAGAGGCCGATGCATTTCTTTGGATTGTTTGGTGTGCTCTTTCTTTTTGTGGGTGTAGCAATCAATCTATACCTGGCATATTTGAAGATCTTTCTGAATGAACCGCTTGGTAACAGACCTTTGCTCTTTCTCGGATTACTGTTGGTGATGGTTGGTGTTCAATTCTTTTCCATCGGATTTTTGGGTGAACTGCTGAATAGGGGAGTGAAGAAACAGAAGCCCAATAAAGCTGAAAAGACAGGTTTATGAGCAGGATTGCCTACGACCCGGTGAAAGACCGTTTTGCGAGCATTATTCGAAATTCCAGAATGTTGCGCAGAATATTTTATGCCCTTCTCGATCTTTTTTTCTTGCGAAGCTGGCACATCCGGAAAATATTGAAAATGATTGGTTCTGGTCTCGATAGCAAAGGTGAATGGAAACTTCTTGACGCCGGTTCCGGATTTGGGCAGTACGATCGATTTATCCTGTCAAAATTCAAGAACGTGAACATTACATCGGTTGATGTAAAGGAAGACTATTTGAGAGATTCTGAACACTATTTTTCGCAGGATATCAAAAATAACAGAATAGAGTTCAGGCAGGCGGATCTACTCACGTTTGATTCTGAGGAGAGGTTTGATGTTGTGATTTGTATCGATGTACTGGAGCATATTGAACAGGACGTTCGGGTTATGAAAAATCTGGTAAAAGTGTTGAACCCGGGTGGTTACTTTTTGATGCACTCACCATCTCACTATTCGGAAGAGGACGCCGGGGATGAGGAGTCGTTTGTGGATGAACATGCAAGACCGGGATATTCAAAAGGAGAGATTTCTGATAAATTGACCGAAGCCGGTTTGAATCCTGAAAAAGTGCACTATACCTATGGATTCTGGGGACACAAAGCGTGGGTTCTTTCTGTTAAGTGGCCGATGCTCTGGTTTAATAAATTCGGGATGATTGCTGCGTTGATTCTTCTGGTGTACTATCCGGTTACACTGCCGTTTGTGCTCCTGATGAATTTTGCTGATCTCATTACAGCCAATCCCAAAGGAAACGGAATTTACGCACTTGCACGCAAGTAATTTTAATTAACAAGGGCAGAATATTATATGAACTCATCCGATTACGGGAAGATTAAAGAGTTAATATCGAATTATAAAGAGTGGTTCATCAACAGGTTGAGAAAGTATGTAGAAGTTGAAACTCCAACTGGTGATACCATCCAGAACCGGAAGTTGCTCAACACAATTGCTGCCGATTTCAGGGATCTTGGGTTTGAAGTAGAGTGGAAGGAATCCGTCTCGAGTGCCGGGCAAATATTTTGCAGGCTGAAGTCTGTGAATACGGAAGAAGATCAGTTGATGATTGGCCATGCTGACACCGTTTGGCCGGTTGGAACACTCGAAGAGATACCGTGGAAAATAGACGAAAATGTAATCACCGGTCCGGGTGTGTATGATATGAAGTCCGGAATAGTGATGATGCAACTGTCCATCAAAGTTATGAAAGAACTTGGGTTGAATCCGGTATTACGTCCGGTTGTGATGATCACTTCAGATGAAGAGACCGGGAGTAGAGATTCGTGGGATGAAATTGAGAAGATAGCAAAGGAAGTGAAACGTGTTTTTGTGCCGGAGCCGTCGATTGGGCTGGAAGGAAAGATTAAAACCCAAAGAAAGGGATCCGGCCGGTATCAAATTACGGTAAAAGGGAGAGAGGCTCATTCGGGAGTAGAACCGGAAAAAGGTGTAAGTGCGGTTGTTGAAATGTCAACGATTGTACAAAATCTGGATAAGTTGAACGATTACGAAAAAGGAGTTTCCCTGAATGTTGGTATGATATCCGGCGGTAAAGCCGTAAATGTAGTGCCCGGTGAGTGTACGATTCATATCGATTTAAGGTTTTTAAAAAATGAGGATGGTGAAGAGGTTGATCGGTACATCAAAGAATTAGAGCCGCAATTGAAAGGAGCAGAAATTTTGATAGAAGGCGGTTTAAGACGGCCTCCCATCATTCAGAATGAACGAAATGAAAAGCTTTGGAAGCTTGTAAAAGAGTGCGCTAATCAACTGGATCTCTCTATTGAACAGGGATTGAGCGGAGGTGGCTCCGATGGGAGTATCACCAGCCAATTTACCGCTACCATTGACGGAATGGGTCCTGTTGGTGAAGGGGCCCATAGCCCTTCAGAAAAGATTTTAGTTCATGAGACATTGGATCGAGCTTCACTGCTTACGGCGATGTTACTGGCTGATGATGTTGGTTGATATTCAGTGAAATATTCCAATACCCGGTAAGTTCGCAATATTAATAAAATGCTTTGTCCAAAAACAGAACACCGATCTGTAGAGTTAAGTAATTTCGTAATGAAACAAATTCAAGATCGGTTTGATCGCGTAACTTAATTCAGTTTTCGCAATTTAGATGAAATGGCTCA
This is a stretch of genomic DNA from Rhodohalobacter barkolensis. It encodes these proteins:
- a CDS encoding COX15/CtaA family protein — translated: MKLNLYQKTAITTVLATIVLIFVGGLVRASGAGLGCPDWPQCFGMWIPPTNAADLPAQYDASLFNPLHTWLEYVNRLVGVLIGFLISLTFLFSFKYRKKDPVVTVASGAAFVMVLFQAWLGGQVVRSGLSGGMITIHMIVAMIILATLLYASFRATREKVNIQLSKKHQKTLILIAIVLFALTMIQMIIGTQVRESVDFAKNALDLPRSEWIDTVGSLYPIHRSFSWMVVVPAGLLLFYNNKFKVPSVLNRLGWATAGLILLQVVVGVSLEWFNMPGVSQILHLVGVAVLICAEMLYILLLRFSNKRVSA
- a CDS encoding MerR family transcriptional regulator → MKKLYYSIGEVSEITDIEPHVLRYWETIFDDLTPRKNKAGNRTYKEDDITLVLKLKELIQEKKYSTAGAKKIIEGKEDEKSAASPEPLSAEVKKDLQEVKLFLQKLKEKL
- a CDS encoding glycosyltransferase family 2 protein, producing the protein MQEKNIDNSEKPDLVVPDISIVVPLLNEENSLNELFQQVHDALNSSGYSYEIIFVDDGSRDRSWEIIEELSLNNSWIKGVRLRRNYGKSDALQAGFEEVSGKYVITMDADLQDDPKEIPLMIQQLKNGADLVSGWKKKRHDPITKTIPSRFFNAVTRWVTGIKLHDFNCGLKAYKREVIDNIYLYGEMHRYVPLLAKWNGFDKIEEKVVQHHPRKYGKTKFGISRFLNGFLDLVTLLFINRYIQRPMHFFGLFGVLFLFVGVAINLYLAYLKIFLNEPLGNRPLLFLGLLLVMVGVQFFSIGFLGELLNRGVKKQKPNKAEKTGL
- a CDS encoding class I SAM-dependent methyltransferase; translated protein: MSRIAYDPVKDRFASIIRNSRMLRRIFYALLDLFFLRSWHIRKILKMIGSGLDSKGEWKLLDAGSGFGQYDRFILSKFKNVNITSVDVKEDYLRDSEHYFSQDIKNNRIEFRQADLLTFDSEERFDVVICIDVLEHIEQDVRVMKNLVKVLNPGGYFLMHSPSHYSEEDAGDEESFVDEHARPGYSKGEISDKLTEAGLNPEKVHYTYGFWGHKAWVLSVKWPMLWFNKFGMIAALILLVYYPVTLPFVLLMNFADLITANPKGNGIYALARK
- a CDS encoding M20 family metallopeptidase, with protein sequence MNSSDYGKIKELISNYKEWFINRLRKYVEVETPTGDTIQNRKLLNTIAADFRDLGFEVEWKESVSSAGQIFCRLKSVNTEEDQLMIGHADTVWPVGTLEEIPWKIDENVITGPGVYDMKSGIVMMQLSIKVMKELGLNPVLRPVVMITSDEETGSRDSWDEIEKIAKEVKRVFVPEPSIGLEGKIKTQRKGSGRYQITVKGREAHSGVEPEKGVSAVVEMSTIVQNLDKLNDYEKGVSLNVGMISGGKAVNVVPGECTIHIDLRFLKNEDGEEVDRYIKELEPQLKGAEILIEGGLRRPPIIQNERNEKLWKLVKECANQLDLSIEQGLSGGGSDGSITSQFTATIDGMGPVGEGAHSPSEKILVHETLDRASLLTAMLLADDVG